The DNA sequence TCGATAACGGTCGATTGGTAAATACAGATTAACCAAAATTGATAGTACAAGGACACCCGGCGTTAACACCGGGTGTATATAATATTATTGTTTGATTGAGTAATTATAAAGAGTCGAGTCACTGGGCCCTGTCACTAAATATTTTACCCTCGAACTGGTCGCTAAACGTTCTTTTTGCTGAAAGAGGAAGATATAAGGTGAAACCTTCCACATTTCACGCTGTAGCGTCTGATATTCAGCAATTCGCTTATTTTGATCACGTTCATGTAAGGCTTTGTCAGTCAGTGCATTGATATCATAATTTATCCAACTACTGCGCCATGCGCGGTTTCTGTTTGAGGATGACGGACTATTACTCAGGTTATATGCAAAATCAGATGCGGAGACGTTTGGATCATTATAGGATCCTGAAGCATGCCATAAAATGGTCTGATGTTTACGATCTCGATATTCAGTGACAATTTGCCGGCGGTCGGAGGTGACCAGTTTAAGCCTCACACCTGCCAGTGCAAAGGTAGACTGAATTGATTGAGCTATATCCGGGTAAGGTGAGGTATTCTCTACATCCATTTTGAGCTCGAAGCCTTGTTTATATCCAGCCTCATCAAGCAGCTGTTTAGCTTTGGCTACGTCAAGATGGTAGGGATTGTCGGTCAGCACGCCGGGCTGTCCGATTCCATAGAAGGATTGATGCGTAATCCATTGCCCCTGAAGCAGGTTTTTCTCAATGCCCTGATAGTCTATCAGCCACTTCAGCGCTTCCCTCACTTTGTCTTTTTTCAGGGCATCAACAGTCTGATTAAGTGGTATATAAATCTGAGTAAATCTTAAGGTATCAACGGTAGTAAATGCTTTGTTCTTTAGTAGGTTATTAAGCTGATCGGGCTGTAGATTTGAAGCAATGTCAATATCACCTTTTTCGAGTAATAACGCCTGAGTGCTGCTATCAGGCACATGTCGAAAGACCACTTGGTTCAAATGTGATTTATTGCCGAAATAGGTGGGATTTTTTTCTAAAACGATCACCTGCTTAGGTATCCATTTTTTAATAATGAATGGCCCGTTGCCTGCCCAGGCGGTACGTAGCCACCCGTTACCATAATCATTATTGACCGCATGTTCTTGCACAAGTTTTGCATCAATTATTGTCCCTGGCGCAGATGCCAGAATCTGGAGTACAAGTTGAGGGGCGATGTTTTCTTTGACACGTAAAACTACGTATCCCCTTCTATAAAGACATTCTGCTGGATATTGTTTTCATCCCACCCGAAGGTCTTCAATAGAAATGAGGGTGTTTTATTTAGTAGAACAACGCGTTGTATGGAATATACAACATCATCAGGTGTAATAATTCTTCCCGACGGGAAGCGTCCATCATTTCTTATATCAAAGGTAAATGTTTTCCCGTCACCAGATACTTTCCAAGAGGATGCAACATCGCCATTGATTATTTCGGGATTTTTTGGATCGCGCCTAACCAATCTTGAATAGGAATTATTTAAAATCTCGCTCACGGTATTCTCATATGCCTCCGCGGGATCGAGTGTGATGATATCCTCAAGATTTTTAGCTATTACCAGCCTATTTTGTGGGGTCGCAGATTCAGAGTGCTGAGCAAATATTGACAACGTCATTCCACCCATTGCGACGGCGAGGGTTTTGATGCGAGCTTTTATGTTAATCATTTTCTTCCCGTTAATAGAATTAATACATGGTAAGTAGGAAGCTAGAAAATGCATGGCAAGGCGATAACTTACTTTTTTGCATAAGGTTTTTCATTAATGTTTTTTTATTATAAGTTAATCCATAAGGTAGTAAAAATTAAGGTTAACACTTAAAACTATATAGCTTCAGAGCCGAAATACATCGATCTTCGATTTTTTCATTGGTTTTTATTATCTTTATCAGCTTATTTCTTAACGGGAAAGGGGGATTGATGATGACTCAACTGCGAGGTATTCCATTCCAGATGGATAGTCGATAAATTCAATTCGAAACGGGTATTTAATTACAGTCGTTATTTAATTTTTTTGAGTTATTTGCCTTGCCGTCATGCATTTTGAATGAAAGCGATTAACAGCAGATCACCTCAATCTGGAGCGTATTATGAGTGTTTTATCAGTTTCAGAACACATGGATAATCCCACCGATCAACAACTTTTAGACTTATTCCGTCCTGTATTCAGGCTTATCGCTGAGAATGCCATACAGCGTGAAATCGATGGCAGTCGACCCCACGAAGAAATGAAGTGGCTACGAGAGTCGGGATTTACAGCTGTCCGCGTTCCTCGTGCCTTTGGTGGATTAGGTGCGAGTTTACGACAGCTCCATCTGCTGCTAATCGAGCTGGCGGCAGCCGATTCGAATCTGTCACATGCGCTTAGAGTACAGTTTCGCTTTATTGAAGGGCACCTGAAACAGCGTGATACGCCCTGGAGCATTGCATGGCTTAAAAGAATTGCGTCGGGCGTAGTTATAGCTGCAGGCAGTGCTGAACGCTTTGGTGCTCATGGTAAACCAGCCACGCGCGTATCAGAAACGGCCGGAAAATTTTATGTAAATGGGCAAAAATTTTATTCAACTGGATCTATTTACGCAGACTTTCTTTCCGTTACTGCGACTACTGATCAGGGAGAAGTCGTAACGGTATTGGTACCGGTTAGCGCTCCCGGTGTTGAAGTGATCGATGACTGGGTTGGATTTGGTCAAAAATCCAGTGGCAGCGGTACTGCAATATTTACTAATACCCCGGTTGATAAAGAAAACATTATGCCTCCCTCCCGTGGCACGGGTGGTCACTATGCACATGTGCAGTTATCGCATCTTGCAACCACTGCAGGCATTGTTCGCCGGGCAACCGACGAAATCAGCGAGTTCGTATCCACTCGTCACCGTACATACAGTCAGGCCAGCGCGGAAACACCTGCAGATGACCCCTTGGTTCAAACCGTAATTGGTCGAGCAGATGCCGCCGCATATTCTCTCAAAGCACTGGTGCTTCAGGTTGCCATGCAACTGGATGACTTGGCTGAAGCCCGCTGGAAACTTAGATGCGGTAACAGCAGCCTGACGCAACAGGCTATCGACAAACTTGAAAATGAGGCGGGCCTCGATACGTATCGCGCACAGACAGTGGTTTTTGATGTGGCACTGCGTACGACAAATGAAATTTTTGAGGTTGGAGGTGCTTCAGCCATAGACCAGAGACGTCATCTTGATCGTCATTGGCGTAATGTCCGGACGCTCGCTTCACACAACCCGCTGATTTATCGCCATCGTCAGTTGGGTGAATTTCGCCTTAAGGGGAATTCACCTTTCGACAAGAAAGGAAAAAGTCAGAATCTGGCCAGTGAAGATGCAGGTCTTGGGGTGTGAGAACACTTTTCTTGAGGAAAAACAGTAATGGATAAGCGTCAGCTCCATCTCAATCTCTTTATATTCGATGCCGGACACCATGAAGCTGCCTGGCGCATGCCGGAATCTGATCCACATGCAAATGTCAATTTCACCGCATATAAAAAATTAGCGCAACTTGCTGAAAGCGCGAAATTTGATTCTCTGTTTCTGGCAGACAGTCCGGCGATGATGGGAGAACCCGGGCGTAGGCCAACAGCGCGCCTGGATCCTACTATTCTGTTGTCAGCCATTGCCGCAAGCACGGAAAAGATTGGTCTTATTGCGACAGCTTCAACAACCTATAACGCACCATACGAACTAACCCGACGTTTAAGTTCACTTGATCATATCTCATCCGGTCGTGCGGGCTGGAATATCGTGACTACCTCCATTAAGGAGGCGGCACACAGCTTTGGCCTACCTTTCCATCCGGGTCATGCGGAACGATATCAACGCGCAGATGAGTTCTTAAGGGTGGCAACTGAACTGTGGCAATCTTGGCAGGCTGATGCGGTAGTGACTGATAAAGAGGCCGGAATCCATGCTTATGCCGACAGGATCCATTCAATTATACATCATGGTGCACACTTCAGCGTGGAAGGCCCTCTTAACATTTCGCGAAGTCCGCAAATCTATCCCGTGCTTGTACAGGCAGGGTCAAGTGAAGGGGAAAAGCATTTGCGGCCAAGTGGGCTGAAGCAGTGTTTACGGCCCAAACAACTTATGAAGAAGCACAGCATTTTTATGGCGAAATGAAATCACGAGCGGTACAACATGGTCGCCGGCCTGAGCATTTACTCATCATGCCGGGAGTCGTACCTATTATTGCAGACACGCTAACAGAGGCACGTGAGATTGAGTCAGCATTAAATGAGCTCATCATTCCCGACTATGCCCTCTATAAACTTGCAAACTTGCTGCAGGTACCTATTGATGATTTAAATCTGGATTCATTTATCCCTGTCAATCTACCTCCTGAAACCCATGTTGAAGGTGCTCGCAG is a window from the Candidatus Pantoea bituminis genome containing:
- a CDS encoding acyl-CoA dehydrogenase family protein — translated: MSVLSVSEHMDNPTDQQLLDLFRPVFRLIAENAIQREIDGSRPHEEMKWLRESGFTAVRVPRAFGGLGASLRQLHLLLIELAAADSNLSHALRVQFRFIEGHLKQRDTPWSIAWLKRIASGVVIAAGSAERFGAHGKPATRVSETAGKFYVNGQKFYSTGSIYADFLSVTATTDQGEVVTVLVPVSAPGVEVIDDWVGFGQKSSGSGTAIFTNTPVDKENIMPPSRGTGGHYAHVQLSHLATTAGIVRRATDEISEFVSTRHRTYSQASAETPADDPLVQTVIGRADAAAYSLKALVLQVAMQLDDLAEARWKLRCGNSSLTQQAIDKLENEAGLDTYRAQTVVFDVALRTTNEIFEVGGASAIDQRRHLDRHWRNVRTLASHNPLIYRHRQLGEFRLKGNSPFDKKGKSQNLASEDAGLGV
- a CDS encoding ABC transporter substrate-binding protein, translated to MAPQLVLQILASAPGTIIDAKLVQEHAVNNDYGNGWLRTAWAGNGPFIIKKWIPKQVIVLEKNPTYFGNKSHLNQVVFRHVPDSSTQALLLEKGDIDIASNLQPDQLNNLLKNKAFTTVDTLRFTQIYIPLNQTVDALKKDKVREALKWLIDYQGIEKNLLQGQWITHQSFYGIGQPGVLTDNPYHLDVAKAKQLLDEAGYKQGFELKMDVENTSPYPDIAQSIQSTFALAGVRLKLVTSDRRQIVTEYRDRKHQTILWHASGSYNDPNVSASDFAYNLSNSPSSSNRNRAWRSSWINYDINALTDKALHERDQNKRIAEYQTLQREMWKVSPYIFLFQQKERLATSSRVKYLVTGPSDSTLYNYSIKQ
- a CDS encoding NtaA/DmoA family FMN-dependent monooxygenase (This protein belongs to a clade of FMN-dependent monooxygenases, within a broader family of flavin-dependent oxidoreductases, the luciferase-like monooxygenase (LMM) family, some of whose members use coenzyme F420 rather than FMN.), whose product is MDKRQLHLNLFIFDAGHHEAAWRMPESDPHANVNFTAYKKLAQLAESAKFDSLFLADSPAMMGEPGRRPTARLDPTILLSAIAASTEKIGLIATASTTYNAPYELTRRLSSLDHISSGRAGWNIVTTSIKEAAHSFGLPFHPGHAERYQRADEFLRVATELWQSWQADAVVTDKEAGIHAYADRIHSIIHHGAHFSVEGPLNISRSPQIYPVLVQAGSSEGEKHLRPSGLKQCLRPKQLMKKHSIFMAK
- a CDS encoding ABC transporter substrate-binding protein; this encodes MINIKARIKTLAVAMGGMTLSIFAQHSESATPQNRLVIAKNLEDIITLDPAEAYENTVSEILNNSYSRLVRRDPKNPEIINGDVASSWKVSGDGKTFTFDIRNDGRFPSGRIITPDDVVYSIQRVVLLNKTPSFLLKTFGWDENNIQQNVFIEGDT